The following are encoded together in the Montipora foliosa isolate CH-2021 chromosome 12, ASM3666993v2, whole genome shotgun sequence genome:
- the LOC137980674 gene encoding uncharacterized protein, whose product MEQQITTICKSAFFHIRNIRKVRKYLPQHAAETVVVALVTCRLDNCNALLLGLPKNLLQKLQYVQNSAARLIMGTNKRDHIRPVLKKLHWLPIDNRIVFKILLLTFKARAKLAPQYIQDYTPQRNLRSGSKCLLETPNYNLDSYGKRAFSVTAPRLWNSLPMELKTSTSIDIFKKKLKTYLFKHSYF is encoded by the coding sequence ATGGAACAACAGATCACTACTATCTGCAAGTCTGCCTTTTTTCACATTAGGAATATCAGGAAAGTCAGGAAATATCTACCTCAGCACGCAGCAGAAACTGTTGTCGTTGCACTTGTTACATGTAGACTTGACAATTGCAATGCTCTACTACTTGGTCTCCCTAAGAATCTGTTACAGAAACTTCAATATGTACAGAACAGTGCCGCACGCTTAATTATGGGTACCAATAAACGTGACCATATTCGTCCAGTGCTGAAGAAACTTCATTGGTTGCCAATCGATAATAGAATTGTGTTTAAGATTCTGCTCCTGACCTTTAAAGCTCGAGCAAAATTGGCCCCTCAATATATACAAGACTATACTCCACAGAGAAACCTGCGCTCTGGTTCAAAATGTCTGCTTGAAACTCCTAATTACAACTTGGATTCTTATGGAAAACGAGCCTTCTCCGTCACTGCCCCACGCTTGTGGAACTCTCTTCCAATGGAATTAAAAACATCCACGTCGATTGATATTTTCAAGAAGAAGCTCAAGACGTACCTTTTCAAACATAGTTACTTTTGA